A region from the Inhella inkyongensis genome encodes:
- a CDS encoding energy transducer TonB, giving the protein MSNIAWKISVALLGGLCGSGLHAADIRSTAPALKCTATPFPAIPTGEDGYGIFGVAELLVSFAEGRVTQAEAIVGRAELIDAAKAALDGYRCDKAAAPLKVPMTFEFINPWAKKTLAFPLHDSRTSLAASNSIIRRYFPTRFDAIHEVATAEAVGYAPPRPQSVVRPEIDAAAARLGGDWTVEYQFIVEADGVVTDVAAKPVVPGQAHPLVVRLGAAALRKSKFDPATYKGKPIPIAMVHLMTLKLD; this is encoded by the coding sequence ATGTCAAATATTGCGTGGAAGATTTCTGTTGCCCTGTTGGGGGGGCTATGCGGCAGCGGTCTGCATGCGGCCGACATTCGATCGACAGCGCCAGCGCTGAAGTGCACGGCGACGCCGTTCCCCGCCATTCCTACTGGAGAGGATGGCTATGGCATCTTCGGAGTAGCTGAACTGCTTGTTAGCTTTGCCGAGGGGCGCGTGACGCAGGCCGAGGCAATCGTGGGCCGAGCTGAATTGATTGATGCCGCGAAGGCCGCACTAGATGGCTATAGGTGCGACAAAGCCGCGGCGCCCCTAAAGGTCCCGATGACATTCGAGTTCATCAACCCGTGGGCGAAGAAGACCCTTGCCTTTCCGCTGCACGATTCGCGCACATCGCTAGCAGCATCGAACAGCATCATTCGGCGGTATTTCCCGACCCGGTTCGATGCGATCCATGAGGTAGCAACTGCAGAGGCAGTTGGCTACGCCCCCCCGCGCCCCCAGTCCGTGGTGCGCCCTGAGATCGATGCTGCCGCAGCGCGGCTGGGAGGGGATTGGACTGTCGAATATCAGTTCATCGTGGAAGCCGATGGCGTCGTCACCGATGTTGCCGCAAAACCAGTAGTGCCTGGACAAGCGCATCCGTTGGTTGTACGGCTTGGCGCGGCCGCGCTGAGGAAATCAAAGTTCGATCCGGCGACATACAAAGGCAAACCAATCCCAATTGCGATGGTCCACCTAATGACTTTGAAGTTGGACTAG
- the truD gene encoding tRNA pseudouridine(13) synthase TruD, with amino-acid sequence MTDAQTTALPSWPKAYPASGASAILKLFNEDFVVTELPLQLPSGAGEHLWVDVEKNGANTAFVAQQLAQAAGVNEWDVGYAGLKDRYAITRQWFSIYLPTGKAGETPDLTLLPHPEFKVLGQSRHVKKLRPGDLQGNHFRIVLREVKGERAAIEANLQAVAAQGVPNYFGAQRFGFDGGNVEQGRAMLAREIRVRNPKKKGIYLSAVRSFVFNEVLALRIRQGLWGKTLPGDVMDAAGRPTGPLWGRGRVSSSDEAQALESGVAQQHAVLCDGMEHAGLDQERRALVAHPADLSWEWPQADLLVLSFSLPAGQYATSVLSEILHTSEPERHAEPEAAAGD; translated from the coding sequence ATGACCGACGCTCAAACCACCGCCTTGCCTTCCTGGCCCAAGGCCTACCCCGCCAGCGGCGCCAGCGCCATCCTGAAGCTGTTCAACGAGGACTTCGTGGTGACCGAGCTGCCGCTCCAACTGCCCAGCGGTGCGGGCGAACACCTGTGGGTGGACGTTGAGAAGAACGGCGCCAACACGGCCTTTGTGGCTCAGCAGTTGGCCCAGGCCGCCGGGGTGAATGAATGGGATGTGGGCTATGCCGGGCTCAAGGACCGCTACGCCATCACCCGCCAGTGGTTCAGCATCTATCTGCCGACCGGCAAGGCCGGTGAGACGCCCGATCTGACGCTGCTTCCGCACCCGGAGTTCAAGGTGCTGGGCCAGAGCCGCCATGTGAAGAAGCTGCGGCCTGGCGATCTGCAGGGCAACCACTTTCGCATCGTGCTGCGCGAGGTGAAGGGCGAGCGCGCGGCCATCGAGGCCAATCTGCAGGCCGTGGCGGCGCAGGGCGTGCCCAATTACTTTGGCGCGCAGCGTTTCGGCTTTGATGGCGGCAATGTCGAGCAGGGCCGCGCCATGCTGGCGCGCGAAATCCGCGTACGCAACCCGAAGAAGAAGGGCATCTACCTGTCGGCGGTGCGCTCCTTCGTCTTCAACGAGGTGCTGGCGCTGCGCATCCGGCAAGGCCTGTGGGGCAAGACCCTGCCCGGCGACGTGATGGACGCGGCAGGCCGGCCCACCGGGCCGCTGTGGGGCCGGGGCCGGGTGAGCAGCAGCGATGAGGCGCAGGCGCTGGAGAGCGGCGTGGCCCAGCAGCACGCGGTGCTGTGCGATGGCATGGAGCACGCCGGCCTGGACCAGGAGCGCCGCGCCCTGGTGGCGCACCCGGCGGACCTGAGCTGGGAATGGCCGCAGGCCGATCTGCTGGTGCTGAGCTTTTCCTTGCCGGCCGGCCAGTACGCAACCTCGGTGCTGAGCGAGATCCTGCACACCTCGGAGCCCGAGCGCCACGCCGAGCCCGAGGCGGCGGCTGGCGATTGA
- a CDS encoding 2-hydroxyacid dehydrogenase → MIHLTVCKPGDAGVWAQALQAALGAGFAVSAWEDGAPPADYAVVWKPSAAFFAQQTQLKALFAAGAGVDGLLALKPPAHIPLIRLEDAGMGVQMAEYVLHALLRWFRRFDRYAEQAARAEWQPLAPERKADWPVGLLGYGALGQPVAQALRALGFPVQAWVRSARPADIPLFAGPDQLPAFLRRSRVLVAMVPLTPETARLLNAERLALLPQGAYLINVARGGLVDEAALLAALDSGHLAGAALDVCTPEPAPPEHPFWKHPKVALTPHISAATLREESIQQISAKLQALLRGEAVSGVVGAGGY, encoded by the coding sequence TTGATTCACCTTACCGTCTGCAAGCCCGGCGACGCTGGGGTTTGGGCCCAGGCGCTGCAAGCCGCGCTGGGTGCGGGTTTTGCGGTGAGCGCCTGGGAAGACGGCGCCCCGCCCGCCGACTACGCTGTGGTGTGGAAGCCCAGCGCCGCGTTCTTCGCCCAACAGACCCAGCTCAAGGCCCTGTTCGCCGCCGGCGCCGGCGTGGACGGGCTGCTGGCCCTCAAGCCGCCGGCCCACATCCCGCTCATCCGTCTGGAAGACGCCGGCATGGGCGTGCAGATGGCCGAGTACGTGCTGCATGCGCTCTTGCGCTGGTTCCGCCGCTTCGACCGCTACGCCGAACAGGCCGCGCGAGCCGAATGGCAGCCGCTGGCGCCCGAGCGCAAGGCCGATTGGCCCGTGGGCCTGCTGGGCTACGGCGCACTCGGCCAGCCGGTGGCCCAGGCGCTGCGCGCTCTGGGCTTCCCGGTGCAGGCCTGGGTGCGCAGCGCCCGCCCGGCCGACATTCCGCTGTTCGCCGGCCCAGATCAGCTGCCCGCCTTCCTGCGCCGCAGCCGCGTGCTGGTGGCCATGGTGCCGCTCACGCCCGAGACCGCCCGATTGCTGAACGCCGAGCGCCTGGCCCTGTTGCCCCAAGGCGCCTACCTGATCAATGTGGCGCGCGGCGGCCTGGTGGACGAGGCCGCCCTGCTGGCCGCGCTGGACAGCGGCCACCTGGCCGGCGCCGCGCTGGATGTGTGCACCCCAGAGCCGGCACCGCCTGAGCACCCCTTCTGGAAACACCCCAAGGTCGCGCTGACCCCGCACATCTCCGCCGCCACGCTGCGCGAGGAGTCCATTCAGCAGATCAGCGCCAAGCTGCAAGCCCTGCTGCGGGGCGAGGCGGTCAGCGGCGTGGTCGGAGCGGGCGGCTACTGA
- a CDS encoding glutathione peroxidase, with amino-acid sequence MPPSVYDFEAQTIQGKSVPLSQFKGRVLLIVNTASACGFTPQFGGLEQLWKDYEAQGLTVVGFPSNEFGGQDPGSNDEISSFCQLNYGVSFPMMAKVEVNGGGAHPLWQWLKKEKKGLLGTEGIKWNFTKFLVGRDGQVLNRYAPTDKPEDLRKDIEKALKA; translated from the coding sequence ATGCCCCCCAGCGTTTACGACTTCGAAGCCCAGACCATTCAAGGCAAATCCGTGCCCCTGTCTCAGTTCAAGGGCCGCGTGCTGTTGATCGTCAACACCGCCAGCGCCTGCGGCTTCACGCCCCAATTCGGCGGCCTGGAGCAACTGTGGAAGGACTACGAGGCCCAGGGCCTGACGGTGGTGGGCTTTCCCAGCAACGAGTTCGGCGGCCAGGACCCCGGCTCCAACGACGAAATCTCCAGCTTCTGCCAGCTGAACTACGGCGTCAGCTTCCCCATGATGGCCAAAGTGGAGGTCAACGGCGGCGGCGCCCACCCCCTGTGGCAGTGGCTGAAGAAAGAGAAGAAGGGCCTCTTGGGCACCGAGGGCATCAAGTGGAACTTCACCAAATTCCTGGTGGGCCGTGACGGTCAGGTGCTGAACCGCTACGCCCCCACCGACAAGCCCGAGGACCTGCGCAAGGACATTGAAAAGGCGCTGAAGGCTTGA
- a CDS encoding NUDIX hydrolase encodes MLPDLDAAAQQPPAEPRLPLHWQGAADPFGTSPAWLLERLGEPGLDPAAADPTAHLHRLALRLRELGLCGRWRDEPVRVAHPGGPTQIERGCARVLGIPTLAVHLIGWSADGRLWLQQRATSKAEDPNLWDTLVGGLVSAAERPSQALARETWEEAGLDLTALGDLVAGPELFTRRPVPDGQGAGYLQERLLTGQVRLPAGLQPHNRDGEVQRFGLWTPDEVRAGIARGEFTLDAARLLLRVLDQPPAFSAQAR; translated from the coding sequence ATGCTCCCTGACCTCGACGCCGCCGCCCAGCAGCCCCCCGCCGAACCCCGTCTGCCCCTGCACTGGCAAGGTGCCGCCGACCCCTTTGGTACTTCCCCGGCCTGGTTGCTGGAGCGCCTGGGCGAGCCGGGCTTGGACCCGGCCGCCGCCGACCCCACCGCCCATTTGCACCGCCTGGCCCTGCGCCTGCGCGAGTTGGGCCTGTGCGGCCGCTGGCGCGATGAGCCCGTGCGCGTGGCCCATCCGGGCGGCCCGACCCAGATCGAGCGCGGCTGCGCCCGCGTGCTGGGCATCCCGACCCTGGCCGTGCACTTGATCGGCTGGAGCGCGGACGGTCGGCTGTGGCTGCAACAGCGTGCCACCAGCAAGGCCGAAGACCCCAACCTTTGGGACACCCTGGTGGGCGGCCTGGTCAGCGCGGCTGAGCGCCCCAGCCAGGCGTTGGCGCGTGAGACCTGGGAGGAGGCGGGTTTGGATCTGACCGCCCTGGGCGACCTGGTGGCCGGCCCCGAACTGTTCACCCGCCGGCCAGTGCCCGATGGCCAGGGTGCCGGCTATTTGCAGGAGCGCCTGCTGACCGGCCAGGTCCGCCTGCCGGCCGGCCTGCAGCCGCACAACCGCGACGGCGAGGTGCAGCGCTTTGGGCTGTGGACGCCGGACGAGGTGCGCGCCGGCATCGCGCGCGGCGAGTTCACGCTGGACGCCGCGCGGCTGCTCTTGCGGGTGCTCGATCAACCGCCCGCGTTCAGCGCGCAGGCGCGGTAG
- a CDS encoding DUF6265 family protein, giving the protein MKFLLACTAGLMLSLHTPTAAAAESLNWPEWLAGSWCGGRGETRIEEVWLRAQGGLMLGMSRTAGPRRTEFEGLRIETQNGQLVYQAQPQGRPGVPFTLSAQGADFVEFTNPQHDFPQRIRYQRQGEQLKAEISGPGRDGKPKTIPFDYRACALNAGG; this is encoded by the coding sequence ATGAAATTCCTCTTGGCTTGCACCGCAGGTCTGATGCTGAGTCTGCATACTCCCACGGCCGCTGCCGCCGAATCCCTGAACTGGCCAGAGTGGCTGGCCGGCAGCTGGTGCGGCGGGCGGGGCGAGACCCGCATCGAGGAGGTCTGGCTGCGCGCGCAAGGTGGCCTGATGCTGGGCATGAGCCGCACGGCCGGTCCGCGCCGCACCGAGTTCGAGGGCCTGCGCATCGAGACGCAGAACGGCCAACTGGTCTACCAAGCCCAACCCCAGGGCAGGCCCGGCGTGCCCTTCACGCTCAGCGCCCAGGGCGCCGACTTCGTCGAGTTCACGAATCCCCAGCACGACTTCCCGCAACGCATCCGCTACCAGCGGCAGGGCGAGCAGCTGAAAGCCGAGATTTCCGGGCCGGGCCGCGATGGCAAACCCAAGACGATCCCCTTCGACTACCGCGCCTGCGCGCTGAACGCGGGCGGTTGA
- a CDS encoding helix-turn-helix domain-containing protein: MNYREWSPPSALSPWVACLWTLQAPADESPRALYPDGRCELIWHRAAPPQIQGADGQWQTQGRLLFAGQGRQALRLWAREPMDCIGLRLQPAASAALGDYGAERLQAARDQVLNLPDTASGWQAILAQQDWTRLREQLQPLDAAIVQACELLDGQDGVGPVAGLAQQLGLSLRSLQLRFARAVGLSPKEYARIRRLQATLRLLDESAHSLADTAHQAGYADQAHAHRDLRDFTGLTPARLRRALQAAREGDQTLALAAAFVRGR, translated from the coding sequence ATGAACTACCGTGAATGGTCGCCCCCATCCGCTCTGTCGCCCTGGGTGGCCTGCCTATGGACCTTGCAGGCGCCTGCTGACGAGTCGCCGCGCGCGCTCTACCCGGATGGCCGCTGCGAGCTGATCTGGCATCGCGCTGCGCCGCCGCAGATCCAAGGCGCCGACGGCCAGTGGCAGACCCAGGGCCGGCTGCTGTTTGCGGGCCAAGGGCGCCAGGCCCTGCGCCTGTGGGCGCGCGAGCCGATGGACTGCATCGGTCTGCGCCTGCAGCCCGCTGCCAGCGCGGCGCTGGGGGACTATGGGGCCGAGCGCCTGCAGGCCGCGCGCGACCAGGTGTTGAACCTGCCGGACACGGCGTCCGGCTGGCAGGCCATCCTGGCGCAGCAAGATTGGACCCGCCTGCGCGAGCAGCTGCAGCCCTTGGACGCAGCCATCGTGCAAGCGTGTGAGCTTCTGGACGGGCAAGACGGCGTGGGCCCCGTGGCCGGACTGGCCCAGCAATTGGGCCTGAGCCTGCGCAGCCTGCAGCTGCGCTTTGCCCGTGCGGTGGGCCTGAGCCCCAAGGAATACGCCCGCATCCGCCGCCTACAGGCCACCCTGCGCCTGTTGGACGAGAGCGCGCACTCGCTGGCCGACACGGCCCACCAGGCCGGCTATGCCGACCAGGCCCATGCGCATCGCGACCTGCGCGACTTCACCGGCCTGACCCCGGCCCGCCTGCGCCGCGCGCTGCAAGCGGCGCGTGAGGGCGATCAGACCCTGGCGCTGGCCGCCGCCTTTGTTCGGGGGCGTTGA
- the lplT gene encoding lysophospholipid transporter LplT — MKKGFYTIMSAQFFSSLADNALFIAAVELLKPLDASGAQRAALVPMFALFYVVLAPFVGAFADALPKGRVMFIANGIKVLGCLMMLLGVHPLLAFAVVGLGAAAYSPAKYGILTELLPPSQLVKANGWIEGLTIASIILGVVLGGQLIGPNVAPHLVALQLPGLHSAAEAAIFAMMGLYVLAALFNLRIPRTSAALRRMDGPIDLIQDFMGCNRRLWQDKLGQISLATTTLFWGVSGNLRYIVLAWAAAALGYTTTQASSLVGVVAIGTALGALVASWLMKLDRAVKVIPMGIALGLTVILLVGIRDVTIAAPFLTLLGALGGFLVVPMNALLQHRGHNLMGAGRSIAVQNFNEQACILALGLLYVGLTTGGLHAFGAITALGLLVAGAMELIRRWHLHNLREHGAEVERLLQIARDDCSTCP, encoded by the coding sequence ATGAAAAAAGGCTTTTACACCATCATGTCGGCGCAGTTTTTCAGCTCGCTGGCCGACAACGCGCTCTTCATTGCCGCCGTCGAATTGCTCAAACCGCTGGATGCCAGCGGCGCCCAGCGCGCTGCGCTGGTGCCGATGTTTGCGCTCTTCTATGTGGTGCTGGCACCCTTTGTGGGCGCCTTTGCCGATGCCCTGCCCAAAGGGCGGGTGATGTTCATCGCCAATGGCATCAAGGTGCTGGGCTGCTTGATGATGCTGCTGGGCGTGCACCCGCTCCTGGCCTTTGCCGTGGTGGGCCTGGGCGCGGCCGCCTACTCGCCGGCCAAGTACGGCATCCTCACCGAGCTGCTGCCACCCTCGCAACTGGTGAAGGCCAATGGCTGGATCGAGGGCCTGACCATCGCCTCCATCATCTTGGGCGTGGTGCTGGGCGGGCAACTGATCGGCCCGAATGTGGCCCCGCATCTGGTGGCGCTGCAATTGCCTGGCCTGCACTCGGCAGCCGAGGCTGCCATCTTTGCCATGATGGGTCTGTATGTCTTGGCAGCGCTGTTCAATCTGCGCATCCCGCGCACCAGTGCCGCGCTACGCCGCATGGATGGGCCCATCGACCTGATCCAGGACTTCATGGGCTGCAACCGCCGCCTGTGGCAGGACAAGCTGGGCCAGATCTCGCTGGCCACCACCACCCTGTTCTGGGGCGTGAGCGGCAATCTGCGCTACATCGTGTTGGCCTGGGCTGCCGCCGCGCTGGGCTACACCACCACCCAGGCCTCCAGCCTGGTGGGCGTGGTGGCCATCGGCACAGCGCTGGGCGCCCTGGTGGCTTCCTGGCTGATGAAGCTGGACCGCGCGGTCAAGGTGATCCCCATGGGCATTGCACTGGGCCTGACCGTGATCCTCTTGGTAGGCATTCGCGACGTCACCATCGCCGCCCCCTTCCTGACCCTGCTGGGCGCCTTGGGCGGCTTCCTGGTGGTGCCGATGAATGCCCTGCTGCAGCACCGTGGCCACAACCTGATGGGCGCCGGCCGCTCCATCGCGGTGCAGAACTTCAACGAACAGGCCTGCATCCTGGCCCTGGGTTTGCTGTACGTGGGCCTGACCACCGGTGGCTTGCACGCCTTCGGTGCCATCACCGCCCTGGGCCTCTTGGTGGCCGGCGCGATGGAGCTGATCCGCCGCTGGCATCTGCACAACCTGCGCGAGCACGGCGCCGAGGTCGAGCGCCTGCTGCAGATCGCACGCGACGACTGCAGCACCTGTCCCTAA
- the alr gene encoding alanine racemase → MPRPIEAVVHSEALTHNLGRARELSGCARVWAVVKANAYGHGIERCFDAQRQIADGFACIDLNEAERLRALDWRGPILLLEGVFEPRDLELCSRLHLWHAIHCEQQIDWLAAHKVLWPQRVFLKLNSGMNRLGFTPLAFRAAWQRLSNLPQVDDISLMTHFADADGPSEASLNAQLAVFEAASGDLPGERSLANSAATLRHSKRSLAGGVDVAADWVRAGIMGYGGVPDYPEHDAAHWGLRPAMSLRAKVIGVQQLQAGDAVGYGSTFVAEGPMRIGIVACGYADGYPRHAPTGTPVLVEGRPGRTLGRVSMDMITVDLSEHPDAGFGAEVTLWGRSAVNGAELPIDAVARAAGTISYELMCALAPRVPVRVEP, encoded by the coding sequence ATGCCCCGCCCCATCGAAGCTGTTGTCCATTCCGAAGCCCTGACTCACAACCTAGGGCGTGCGCGCGAGCTCAGCGGCTGCGCGCGCGTCTGGGCGGTGGTCAAGGCCAATGCCTATGGGCATGGCATCGAGCGCTGCTTTGACGCCCAGCGCCAGATTGCCGATGGATTTGCCTGCATCGATCTGAATGAGGCCGAGCGTTTGCGCGCGCTGGATTGGCGTGGGCCCATTCTGCTGCTGGAGGGCGTGTTCGAGCCGCGCGACCTGGAGCTGTGCAGCCGCCTGCATCTTTGGCACGCGATTCATTGCGAGCAGCAAATCGACTGGCTGGCGGCGCACAAGGTGCTGTGGCCGCAGCGCGTATTCCTCAAGCTCAATAGCGGCATGAACCGCTTGGGCTTCACGCCGCTGGCCTTCCGCGCCGCCTGGCAGCGCCTGTCCAATTTGCCGCAGGTGGATGACATCAGCCTGATGACCCACTTTGCCGATGCCGATGGCCCGAGCGAGGCCAGCTTGAACGCGCAGCTGGCGGTGTTCGAAGCCGCCAGCGGTGATCTGCCCGGCGAGCGCAGTCTGGCCAATAGCGCGGCCACCCTGCGCCACTCCAAGCGGTCTCTGGCCGGCGGGGTGGATGTGGCGGCCGACTGGGTGCGCGCCGGCATCATGGGCTATGGCGGGGTGCCCGATTACCCCGAGCACGACGCCGCCCATTGGGGCTTGCGCCCAGCCATGAGCCTGCGCGCCAAGGTGATTGGTGTGCAGCAACTGCAGGCCGGTGATGCGGTGGGCTATGGAAGCACCTTCGTGGCGGAAGGCCCGATGCGCATCGGCATCGTGGCTTGCGGCTATGCCGACGGTTATCCGCGCCACGCCCCCACCGGCACCCCGGTGCTGGTGGAGGGGCGACCCGGGCGCACCCTCGGACGGGTGAGCATGGACATGATCACCGTGGACTTGAGCGAGCATCCGGATGCCGGCTTTGGCGCGGAGGTCACGCTCTGGGGCCGCAGCGCGGTGAACGGCGCCGAGCTGCCCATCGACGCCGTGGCGCGCGCCGCCGGCACCATCAGCTACGAGCTGATGTGCGCACTGGCGCCGCGCGTGCCGGTGCGGGTCGAGCCCTGA
- the arfB gene encoding alternative ribosome rescue aminoacyl-tRNA hydrolase ArfB, giving the protein MRLDWEPQPDEIEVHFIRAQGAGGQAVNKVSSAVHLRFDVRASRLPEVIKERLLALPDQRLNADGVIVIKAQEHRSQDRNRAEAIERLVALVQSVAHTPKARRATKPTYGSQQRRLSGKANRAGIKAGRGRVQSGD; this is encoded by the coding sequence ATGAGGTTGGACTGGGAACCTCAACCCGACGAGATCGAGGTCCATTTCATCCGCGCCCAAGGCGCCGGCGGCCAGGCCGTCAACAAGGTCAGCAGCGCGGTGCATCTGCGCTTTGATGTGCGGGCCTCGCGCCTGCCCGAGGTGATCAAGGAGCGTTTGCTGGCCCTGCCCGATCAGCGCCTGAACGCGGATGGCGTGATCGTCATCAAGGCCCAGGAGCACCGCAGCCAGGATCGCAACCGCGCCGAGGCCATTGAGCGCCTGGTGGCCCTGGTGCAGTCCGTCGCCCACACCCCAAAGGCGCGGCGCGCTACCAAGCCGACCTATGGTTCACAACAACGCCGCCTGAGCGGCAAGGCCAACCGCGCCGGCATCAAGGCCGGGCGCGGCCGGGTACAAAGCGGCGACTGA